The genomic DNA GCCGGGCCAGTACGCCAACCGCCGACACGCCGACTTCCGGCACGGAGACGCCGCATGAAATCCGATTCCACCCGTCATGAATCTTCCCCGCTTTTCCCCCGCCTGGCCGTGCTCGGCGCGGTCATCCTCTGGGGCGGATCGTTTTCGGCCATGCGCACCGCCCTGGACGTGCTCCCGGCCTGGACAGTGATGTGGCTGCGCATGGTCATCGCCCTCATCTGCATCCTGCCCCTGATCCGCACCGTGCGCCTTGACGGCTACCGTCCCGGCGACTGGAAGCTCCTGGTACCCACTGTCCTGCTCCAGCCCTGCCTCTATTTCTGGCTGGAATCCTCGGCCCTGAGTCTGACCTCCTCGGCCCAGGCCGGAATCATCTCGGCCTCGGTGCCGCTTCTGGTCGGCTTTGGGGCCTGGCTGGTCTTCAAGGAGTCCATGCGCCTCGCCACGGCCGCCGGACTGGCCCTGTCCCTGGCCGGAGTCGCGGTGCTCAGTCTCTCCGGCCAGGCCACGGATCAAGCCCCGGCCCCGCTCGTGGGCAACACCCTGGAACTTCTGGCCATGGCCTGCGCGGCCGCGAACATGCTCCTCATCCGTACCCTGGGCAGACGCTACAGCCCGTGGAGCCTGACCGTGCTGCAAGTCGTCACGGGTTGCGTCTTCTTTTCGCCCGGAGCGGTCCACCTGGGGTCCGTGTCCTGGGATATGTTCGACCAGCGCCTGATCCTGACCCTCCTCTTTCTGGGCGCGGGCGTGACCCTGGGCGCGTTTTCCCTGTACAACTGGTCCATCACGCGCATGAACGCGACCACGGCCGCCGCGCACATCAATCTCATTCCGGTCATCGCCGTGGGCTGCGGCTTCTTTTTCCTGGGCGAAACCATGACCCTCGTGCAACTGGTCGCGGCCCTGACCGTGCTGGCCTCGGTCCTCATGACCCAGCGCCCGGCGCCGGTCCGAAAGTGACGAAACACGCCCCACGGCCGCCTGTCTTGTGGCGAGCCCCGGAAGCCTGTATCCCGGCGGCATGAGTCCCTCACCCCAACCAGGACCTCCGCCATGCACGACAACGACATCGCCCTGATCGGCCTGGCCGCCATGGGTCAGAACCTGGCCCTGAACATGGCCCGCCACGG from Deltaproteobacteria bacterium includes the following:
- a CDS encoding DMT family transporter; translation: MKSDSTRHESSPLFPRLAVLGAVILWGGSFSAMRTALDVLPAWTVMWLRMVIALICILPLIRTVRLDGYRPGDWKLLVPTVLLQPCLYFWLESSALSLTSSAQAGIISASVPLLVGFGAWLVFKESMRLATAAGLALSLAGVAVLSLSGQATDQAPAPLVGNTLELLAMACAAANMLLIRTLGRRYSPWSLTVLQVVTGCVFFSPGAVHLGSVSWDMFDQRLILTLLFLGAGVTLGAFSLYNWSITRMNATTAAAHINLIPVIAVGCGFFFLGETMTLVQLVAALTVLASVLMTQRPAPVRK